Proteins co-encoded in one Salvia splendens isolate huo1 chromosome 4, SspV2, whole genome shotgun sequence genomic window:
- the LOC121799498 gene encoding gibberellin 2-beta-dioxygenase 4-like, with amino-acid sequence MVVISQNPTMKIEKIRDDIDLPIINLLNKSEAMKEMVRACEEYGFFKVINHGMPQEIISQVEEEAAGFFAMPGPEKLRAGPPYGCKNIGLKGDVGEVEYLILQANSSPFLIQSDDSNKFSSAINAYVEAVRKLACELLDLLMEGLLGSTPNPTTSSMLSRLIKDRESDSILRFNHYPPVDVSTDSPKIGFGEHTDPQIITLLRSNGVKGLQISIEDGVWIPVNPRPESSFCVNVGDLLQVMTNGRFVSVKHRVAVQPFESRMSIAYFAAPPLHATVSCLPGVAAPPIYRSFSWGEYKQAAFMRRLGDTRVNLFERAIS; translated from the exons atggTTGTAATATCTCAAAATCCAACCATGAAAATCGAAAAAATAAGAGACGACATTGATCTCCCAATCATAAACCTCTTAAACAAATCCGAAGCGATGAAAGAGATGGTGAGAGCTTGTGAGGAATATGGTTTCTTCAAAGTGATCAACCATGGCATGCCGCAGGAGATAATTTCCCAAGTGGAGGAAGAAGCCGCGGGCTTCTTCGCGATGCCCGGCCCGGAAAAGTTGCGGGCCGGGCCACCCTATGGATGCAAGAACATAGGGTTGAAGGGAGATGTGGGAGAAGTCGAATATCTCATTCTTCAAGCCAACTCCTCCCCCTTCTTGATTCAAAGCGATGATTCCAATAAATTTAG CTCAGCAATAAATGCCTACGTGGAAGCAGTGAGGAAGCTGGCATGTGAACTATTGGATCTATTGATGGAAGGGTTGCTTGGATCCACCCCGAACCCTACCACGTCATCAATGTTGAGTAGGCTAATCAAGGATAGGGAGAGTGACTCAATACTCAGGTTCAATCATTACCCGCCGGTTGATGTTAGCACTGACTCACCAAAGATCGGATTTGGGGAGCATACCGATCCTCAAATCATCACCCTTCTCCGATCCAACGGAGTCAAGGGCCTCCAAATATCGATTGAGGACGGGGTGTGGATCCCGGTCAACCCCCGCCCCGAGTCGTCCTTTTGTGTCAATGTGGGTGACCTGTTGCAG GTAATGACGAATGGGAGATTTGTGAGTGTGAAGCACAGAGTGGCGGTGCAGCCGTTCGAATCGAGAATGTCAATAGCATACTTCGCCGCTCCGCCGCTGCATGCCACCGTCAGCTGCCTGCCGGGGGTGGCGGCGCCGCCGATATATAGAAGCTTCAGCTGGGGGGAATACAAGCAAGCTGCTTTTATGCGGAGGCTGGGCGACACTCGCGTCAATCTCTTCGAGCGCGCCATTAGTTAG